The Chiroxiphia lanceolata isolate bChiLan1 chromosome 4, bChiLan1.pri, whole genome shotgun sequence genome contains a region encoding:
- the LOC116785960 gene encoding dentin matrix acidic phosphoprotein 1-like, with translation MRVAAFLVLLLWAVASAHPVPGHESTHPSAQQEDTANEEHVNKLGNLLDGGDGRHPPVGVERGDNALAGDLMGGNAVDEELGEHSGRDKGDRVGQAQHVNQVDHEDASARNGNDLGFLEGDARDTDDGDNGDHYGTGANGLPSHAGGFLDEEDDSGDDTFDGNGEEERGEGPTYVAGADGAGEPDRDAGRGDAGAGRGHGDSSSSSSSESTGADHRRYRNYVGSWYERSYRQGGASSSSQEEESYDFEDGAMQGDDPSAFDSWGSSYRVHRAGRRALGNSRESIQGAGSHQWEEGDSRSPEVEDADSGEDSPSVEDNSQSEEPVDSESEEKSPSRSREDGDEEDSPSSEDEDSRSREGTDDQSDEEPQEFPDVVSTLNEHSNSRTWEGQEDWESAEDRSVPSMPDSESEEEEGDQSKSREDDEDQTQSIEDTVEESREDENDSDSVPSTSGESQSASPEDDSSPEDNTGEDSRSPESDNSESQEEDGNEESHSQEDATHESSSHEDDSSLQSLESGIRKRRLGALRHKPAADYDDNDCQDGY, from the exons ATGAGGGTGGCTGCattcctggtgctgctcctctgggccGTGGCCAGCGCTCACCCC GTGCCTGGCCATGAGTCCACCCATCCCAGCGCCCAGCAGGAG GACACAGCAAATGAAGAGCACGTCAACAAGCTGGGCAACCTCCTAGATGGTGGAGATGGCAGACATCCTCCTGTTGGTGTGGAGAGGGGGGACAATGCCCTTGCCGGGGACCTGATGGGTGGGAATGCTGTGGATGAGGAGCTTGGTGAGCACAGTGGTCGAGACAAGGGAGACCGAGTTGGGCAGGCTCAGCACGTGAATCAGGTGGATCACGAGGATGCAAGTGCCCGCAATGGGAACGACCTTGGTTTCCTG GAGGGGGATGCACGTGATACTGATGATGGTGACAACGGAGACCATTACGGCACTGGAGCCAACGGGCTTCCCTCCCACGCCGGTGGGTTCCTGGATGAGGAGGATGACAGTGGGGATGACACCTTCGATGGGaatggggaagaggagaggggagaaggtCCTACTTACGTGGCTGGTGCCGATGGGGCGGGTGAACCCGACCGCGATGCTGGTCGTGGGGAtgctggggctggcagagggcacggcgacagcagcagcagcagcagcagcgagagCACTGGGGCAGACCACCGGCGGTACAGGAACTACGTGGGCAGCTGGTATGAGCGGAGCTACAGGCAGGGAggggccagcagcagcagccaggaggaggagagctaTGACTTCGAGGACGGAGCCATGCAGGGTGATGACCCCTCTGCCTTCgacagctggggcagcagctaCAGGGTGCACCGTGCTGGCCGCCGTGCCCTGGGGAACAGCCGTGAGAGCATCCAGGGGGCTGGCTCTCACCAATGGGAGGAGGGTGATAGCAGGTCCCCAGAGGTGGAGGATGCTGACTCTGGAGAAGACAGCCCATCTGTGGAGGACAACAGTCAGTCAGAAGAGCCTGTTGACAGtgaatcagaggaaaaaagccccaGCCGCTCCAGggaggatggggatgaggaggaCAGCCCCTCCAGCGAGGATGAGGACAGCAGATCCAGGGAGGGCACTGATGACCAGTCAGATGAAGAACCACAGGAGTTCCCAGATGTAGTGAGCACACTGAACGAGCACAGCAACAGCCGGACCTGGGAAGGGCAAGAGGACTGGGAGTCTGCTGAGGACAGGAGTGTGCCATCCATGCCTGACAGCGagtctgaagaagaagagggtGACCAGAGCAAGTCCAGGGAAGATGATGAGGACCAGACCCAGTCCATAGAGGACACTGTGGAGGAGTCACGGGAGGACGAGAATGACTCCGACTCTGTGCCAAGCACATCAGGCGAGAGCCAGAGTGCATCCCCAGAGGATGACAGCAGCCCAGAGGACAACACAGGTGAGGACAGCAGGTCCCCAGAGAGCGACAACAGTGAGTCCCAGGAGGAGGATGGCAATGAGGAGAGCCACTCCCAGGAGGATGCCACCCACGAGTCCAGCAGCCATGAGGATGACAGCTCgctgcagagcctggagagTGGGATTCGCAAGCGGCGGCTGGGCGCTCTCCGCCACAAACCTGCTGCTGACTATGATGACAATGACTGCCAGGATGGATACTGA